GAAGGGCGTGGATCTCTCCACGCCCCTGCTGTGAACGAAGTGAATTGATTACATGCCAGCCGGCTTTGGATTGGCCGGGTCGAACTTGGCGATTTGAACCTTTTTGGCGAGACCGAGCTTCGACATGACCCAGATGCCGTAGTAGTTGACGTCGAACTCGTACCACGCGAGGCCGTGACGCGCGCTTACCGGGTGAGCATGGTGGTTGTTGTGCCAGCCCTCGCCGCCGGTGAGCAGGGCGACCCACCAGCTATTGCGCGAGTCGTCGTGTGTCTCGAAGCGGCGCTTGCCCCAGAGGTGCGTAGCCGAGTTGACCAGCCAGGTGGCGTGCAGGCCGAGGGTGGTGCGCAGGAACGTCCCCCACAGAACCATGCCGAGGGCACCAACGATGCGGTGGCCGGGGGCGGCGAGCGCCGCGCCGAGGGCGATCTGCAGGAAGCCGGCGACGGTCAAGGGCAGCCAGTGGTACTTCGACAGCCAGACGTGGACGGGGTCGCGGGTAAGGTCGGGGGCATAACGGCCAAGCAGGGCGGTCTCCGAATGCAGGGCGCGGCCAGAGATGATCCAGCCGGCGTGGGCCCACCAGGTGCCGTCGTGCGGGGTATGTGGGTCGCCTTCGTGATCGGAGTTCTGATGATGCACGCGGTGCGTGGCCACCCAGAAGATCGGTCCACCCTCAAGGGCCATCGTGCCGCAGGTCGTCAGGAAGTACTCCATCCAGCGGGGTGTTCTGTAGCCGCGATGCGTCAGCAGACGGTGATAGCACATGCCGATACCGACATTGATGGCGAAGAAGTACATGACCATGGCGACGGCAAGGTTCGTCCACGAAAAGAAGAACAGGGCGGCGATGGCGCCGATGTGGAAGATCGTCATGGCGATTGCGGTGATCCAGTTGATGCGGCCTTCCTGGTGCTCGCGCCCCATGCGCAGGTCTTCGCGAACCTTGCGCGCAGCCTTTACGGCGACGTTAGCGGAAGGCAGTGAGGTCTCCGCTGAGGGGGACTGGGCGATCTCTTCGGGAGTGATGATGGAGGAACTCATGGTCTTGTTTGCATCCTTGTAACTTCTATCTCAGAAGCTAACAGGGCGAAGGAGGGAGTGGGTGTAAGACTTTTGTAATGGTGGGTTTTGGGTGGTTGGGAGGCGGGGCAAAGTACAAGGTGGCCGGTCGGCAACTCGTCAAACGGCACCGTTGGGGAGTATGCTTCTTCACCGCCGGATTCGTTATCGAGGCTGGGATGCCAACTGGAATAGAAGGCGTCGTCTGAATGGGGCCTTATGTTGCGTTGGGCGAGTTGGCGATTTCAAGGAAAGATGTTTTTACATTTTGTTGACATTTAGCCGGGAAAACCGCTGGTACTGCCCCGGCGTTCTATATATAGTTGTCCGACGAAAGCAAACCAAAGAGACGTGATCACGGGTTGCAGCTAAAGCTGGAGCGCAGTGTCTTCCTCTTCTGAGCATAACTCCAGCCTGTCTTTGAACGTGAGATGGAAGACCATTCCGTATCGGGTATGGGCTGGCCGCAGGTCTCAGGGTTCTGACGAGGCATTAGCGATGAAAGTCCTTCTTCGTTCTCTCGCAGTCCTTTTAGCAGGCACGATAGGCATATCTGGCTGGGTGCCTGTCTCACAGGCGCAGGCCATAGACTCCTCCACCTCGGCGCGGCGTGTTTCGACGGGTCCTGCGGGAAGATCGATCTCTCTTTCTGGTGATGTCGTTACTATTCCAGGCCCGTTGCGATCATTTTTGCGGATGGCGGGAATCAGCCAGAAGATTGCGTCCGACGATGTCATGCCTCTGCTGGCTCG
This region of Acidobacteriota bacterium genomic DNA includes:
- a CDS encoding fatty acid desaturase, whose translation is MSSSIITPEEIAQSPSAETSLPSANVAVKAARKVREDLRMGREHQEGRINWITAIAMTIFHIGAIAALFFFSWTNLAVAMVMYFFAINVGIGMCYHRLLTHRGYRTPRWMEYFLTTCGTMALEGGPIFWVATHRVHHQNSDHEGDPHTPHDGTWWAHAGWIISGRALHSETALLGRYAPDLTRDPVHVWLSKYHWLPLTVAGFLQIALGAALAAPGHRIVGALGMVLWGTFLRTTLGLHATWLVNSATHLWGKRRFETHDDSRNSWWVALLTGGEGWHNNHHAHPVSARHGLAWYEFDVNYYGIWVMSKLGLAKKVQIAKFDPANPKPAGM